A genomic stretch from Deinococcus humi includes:
- a CDS encoding tautomerase family protein, with translation MPYINVRLTRKDITTEQKARIVREITATMQSVLGKRPESVHVVIDEIDPDNWGYAGELTSEHRKRQP, from the coding sequence ATGCCCTACATCAACGTCCGGCTGACCCGCAAGGACATCACCACAGAGCAAAAAGCTCGGATTGTCCGGGAAATCACCGCCACCATGCAGAGCGTGTTGGGTAAGCGGCCCGAGAGTGTGCATGTCGTGATTGACGAGATCGACCCGGACAACTGGGGCTACGCAGGCGAGCTGACCTCCGAGCACCGCAAGCGCCAGCCTTAA
- a CDS encoding ferritin-like domain-containing protein, producing the protein MSDVSAGGPSGHLRKQDPAQIAKVWRDEKATNAAQGRIFMPENVEMTSAEITQGQGTSRRQFMGYLGLAGAGAALVACNPTPTPQPGQMTDAEKRDIGILNYALTLEYLEADFYNQFTGNGVNASKLSNPQVREYAKEIAAHENSHVAALKATITELGGTPVAKPTFDFKPLIGGKTVNDEMFLALAATFEPIGVRAYLGQVARLTNPKLVATAGAIHAVEANHVSAVQELRVSLGYNKDPERQTSIAPQPGLDTDENNAKITDASKFNADYSPTPTALWKELTMDQVLEIVKPVIVTPAS; encoded by the coding sequence TTGAGCGATGTTTCTGCGGGCGGCCCCAGCGGCCACCTGCGCAAGCAGGACCCCGCCCAGATTGCCAAGGTCTGGCGGGATGAAAAGGCGACCAACGCCGCTCAAGGGAGGATTTTCATGCCGGAGAACGTAGAAATGACGAGCGCAGAGATCACGCAGGGCCAGGGGACTTCTCGCCGCCAGTTCATGGGCTACCTGGGTCTGGCTGGTGCAGGCGCAGCGCTGGTGGCCTGTAACCCCACCCCCACGCCTCAACCCGGTCAGATGACGGATGCTGAGAAGCGGGATATCGGGATCCTGAACTACGCCCTGACGCTGGAATACCTGGAAGCCGACTTCTACAATCAGTTCACGGGCAACGGCGTTAATGCCTCCAAGTTGAGCAACCCGCAGGTCAGGGAGTACGCCAAGGAGATTGCGGCGCATGAGAACTCCCACGTCGCGGCGCTGAAGGCAACTATTACTGAGCTGGGTGGTACGCCTGTGGCCAAGCCCACTTTCGATTTTAAGCCGCTGATTGGTGGCAAAACCGTCAACGACGAGATGTTCCTGGCGCTGGCCGCCACCTTCGAGCCGATCGGCGTCCGCGCCTACCTGGGCCAGGTGGCCCGCCTGACCAACCCCAAACTGGTGGCCACCGCTGGAGCGATCCACGCTGTTGAAGCCAACCATGTGTCCGCCGTACAGGAACTGCGTGTGTCGCTTGGTTACAACAAGGACCCGGAGCGCCAGACCAGCATTGCCCCACAGCCCGGCCTGGACACTGACGAGAACAATGCCAAGATCACCGACGCCTCCAAGTTCAATGCGGACTATTCCCCGACGCCGACGGCGCTCTGGAAAGAGTTGACGATGGATCAAGTTCTGGAGATCGTCAAGCCGGTCATCGTCACGCCTGCGTCGTAG
- a CDS encoding RNA polymerase sigma factor encodes MSLPTLPPDAPDVALIQAMADGQEDALRELHDRYARLLYALGHRMLHQTDDVESCVQDAFMNAWKHAGRFDASRASVKTWLVSIAHHRFLQELRDRPQTPLEIEDWDAPTAAADPTDRLLAEQAVQGLETDQRKLIELAYYRGYTHSELAVLLGLPVGTVKSRLRSALGRMKALLGPSGTL; translated from the coding sequence ATGAGCCTACCCACTCTTCCCCCCGATGCTCCAGATGTGGCACTGATCCAGGCCATGGCGGACGGGCAGGAAGACGCCCTGCGCGAGTTGCATGACCGTTATGCCCGGTTGCTGTACGCCCTGGGTCACCGGATGCTCCACCAAACCGACGATGTAGAAAGCTGTGTTCAGGACGCCTTCATGAATGCCTGGAAACATGCCGGGCGCTTTGATGCCTCGCGGGCCAGCGTGAAGACTTGGCTGGTCAGCATCGCGCACCACCGCTTTTTGCAGGAATTGCGTGACCGCCCCCAGACCCCGCTGGAAATCGAGGACTGGGACGCGCCCACCGCTGCCGCCGATCCCACCGATCGGTTGCTGGCAGAGCAGGCAGTGCAGGGCCTGGAAACGGATCAGCGAAAACTGATCGAACTGGCCTATTACCGGGGTTATACCCACAGTGAACTGGCTGTGTTGCTGGGACTGCCGGTAGGCACCGTCAAATCACGACTCCGTTCGGCCCTGGGGCGCATGAAGGCCCTGCTCGGCCCCTCCGGCACCCTCTGA
- a CDS encoding RluA family pseudouridine synthase encodes MSTESPPSLLTVEATPGRLDAVLATLTGHSRSQVAGWIAGGLVQVDGEAHARVSFKLRGGEVLTVQVPPLPEASVEAEQVPLDVLFEDESLIAVNKPAGMITHPAPGVRSGTLVNALLGRMDLPQQTDFDSEGGYRPGIVHRLDKDTSGVIVVAKTVEAHARLAAAFKDRETRKSYLAIAAGGWKAAQPVRVDAPVGRHPVQRQRMTVGGANAREAQTLFTPLAAHPDGYGRTLTLVRAQPRTGRTHQLRVHLSHLGSPILGDTVYGRASDVMPRQALHAQFLELPHPLTGDTLHLHAPAPDDLLSAWVALGGALPGNLERLD; translated from the coding sequence GTGAGCACCGAGTCGCCGCCCTCCCTGCTGACCGTCGAGGCCACACCGGGCCGTCTGGACGCCGTGCTGGCCACCCTGACTGGCCACAGTCGTTCGCAAGTGGCGGGCTGGATTGCGGGCGGTCTGGTCCAAGTGGACGGCGAAGCGCATGCCAGAGTCAGCTTTAAACTGCGTGGAGGTGAGGTCCTGACAGTGCAGGTGCCGCCTCTGCCCGAAGCGTCCGTGGAGGCCGAGCAGGTCCCGCTGGACGTGCTGTTTGAGGACGAATCCCTGATTGCCGTGAACAAGCCAGCCGGGATGATCACCCATCCCGCGCCGGGTGTTCGCAGCGGCACGTTGGTCAATGCCCTGCTGGGGCGTATGGACCTGCCCCAGCAGACGGATTTCGACAGCGAGGGTGGTTACCGTCCCGGCATCGTTCACCGACTGGACAAGGACACCAGCGGTGTGATCGTGGTCGCCAAGACGGTGGAGGCCCACGCCCGGCTGGCCGCCGCCTTCAAGGACAGAGAGACCCGCAAGAGCTACCTGGCGATTGCCGCCGGCGGTTGGAAGGCTGCCCAGCCGGTTCGGGTCGACGCGCCGGTGGGCCGTCATCCGGTGCAGCGTCAACGCATGACCGTGGGCGGTGCGAACGCGCGGGAAGCGCAGACCCTGTTCACGCCGTTGGCCGCCCATCCGGATGGATATGGGCGCACGCTGACGCTGGTTCGGGCCCAGCCGCGTACAGGCCGGACCCACCAGCTGCGCGTGCATCTGTCGCACCTGGGCAGCCCGATTCTGGGCGACACGGTGTATGGCCGCGCCAGCGACGTGATGCCCCGACAGGCCCTGCACGCCCAGTTTCTGGAATTGCCCCATCCCCTGACTGGCGACACCCTGCACCTGCACGCCCCCGCGCCGGATGACCTGCTGAGCGCATGGGTGGCGCTGGGCGGAGCGTTACCAGGCAATCTGGAGAGGCTGGATTGA
- a CDS encoding CAP domain-containing protein, translated as MPFSLRRSAGLAAVTLTVILSACGTTPPTATVPGDLAAGAGTTLSAQAAASLQLNVGQTQQINISVGGQPAQPGQLRWTTSNAAVATVSQNGLVTAVAAGNAVVRTALVSNPGAYLDFSVTVTAGTPAPAPTPAPTPDTTVGQQVLQLVNAARAQARSCGSTSFAAAPALTLNTQLGQAAQGHASDMAAQNYFSHTSKDGRTFVQRITATGYAFRTIGENIAAGQSTPQQVVAGWLQSEGHCRNIMNPSFRELGVGYAKGGSYGHYWVQDFGAR; from the coding sequence GTGCCTTTTTCCCTGAGACGATCCGCTGGCCTCGCTGCCGTGACCCTGACCGTGATCCTGAGTGCCTGTGGAACCACACCGCCGACGGCCACCGTGCCGGGTGATCTCGCCGCTGGTGCTGGCACCACCCTGAGTGCGCAGGCCGCCGCTTCCCTACAGCTCAATGTGGGCCAGACCCAGCAGATCAACATCTCTGTCGGCGGGCAGCCGGCCCAGCCTGGACAGCTCCGGTGGACTACCAGCAACGCAGCCGTCGCCACGGTGTCGCAAAACGGACTGGTCACCGCCGTCGCTGCCGGGAATGCTGTAGTCCGAACTGCACTGGTCAGCAACCCGGGCGCCTATCTAGACTTCAGCGTGACCGTGACCGCCGGCACGCCCGCCCCAGCGCCGACACCAGCGCCCACCCCCGACACCACAGTGGGACAGCAGGTGCTGCAATTGGTGAATGCGGCCCGCGCGCAGGCCCGCAGTTGCGGCAGCACCAGCTTCGCGGCGGCCCCGGCACTGACCCTGAACACACAGCTGGGACAGGCAGCACAGGGCCACGCCAGCGACATGGCCGCGCAGAACTACTTCAGCCACACCAGCAAGGATGGCCGGACCTTTGTGCAGCGCATCACCGCGACGGGCTACGCCTTCCGCACCATCGGCGAGAACATCGCCGCTGGGCAGTCCACCCCGCAGCAGGTCGTCGCGGGCTGGCTCCAGAGCGAGGGCCACTGCCGCAACATCATGAACCCCAGCTTCCGTGAACTGGGCGTGGGTTACGCCAAGGGCGGCAGCTACGGCCACTACTGGGTCCAGGACTTCGGCGCGCGCTGA
- a CDS encoding CAP domain-containing protein: MRRRPFLLLLVCLVPALGACTVSRRAAQLELSSPQVLPAASQQKLTVGQSMQLEVTLNGRRVPPDELNWTSSDPRIVSVSAGGLVQAAGAGQALVRATQTGPGRTLAEFRMQVTAPPPATPQRLDSLTRQVLELTNAARARGQTCGRATYPPAPPLQPEARLGAAAQGHAADMAARNYFSHVSQDGRALKDRIDATGYSWRLIAENIAAGQTDAQEVVTGWLNSEGHCRNLMNAAYTELGLGLAQNAGGKRYWVQDFGTR; encoded by the coding sequence GTGCGCCGTCGTCCATTCCTGCTGCTGCTCGTCTGCCTGGTCCCCGCGCTGGGTGCCTGTACCGTGTCGCGCCGTGCGGCCCAGCTGGAGCTGAGCAGCCCACAGGTGCTTCCCGCGGCCAGTCAACAAAAACTGACGGTGGGCCAGAGCATGCAGCTGGAGGTCACACTGAACGGGCGCAGGGTGCCGCCAGACGAGCTGAACTGGACCAGCAGCGACCCGCGCATCGTGTCGGTATCGGCGGGTGGGCTGGTGCAGGCCGCCGGGGCAGGCCAGGCGTTGGTGCGGGCAACCCAGACGGGGCCGGGCCGCACCCTGGCCGAGTTCCGCATGCAGGTCACGGCCCCGCCGCCCGCCACCCCGCAGCGCCTGGACTCACTGACCCGGCAGGTGCTGGAACTGACCAACGCCGCGCGGGCCAGGGGCCAGACCTGCGGCCGCGCCACCTATCCGCCAGCGCCGCCGCTGCAACCCGAGGCCCGGCTGGGAGCCGCGGCCCAGGGCCACGCCGCCGACATGGCCGCCCGCAACTACTTCAGCCACGTCAGCCAGGACGGACGGGCGCTGAAGGACCGGATCGACGCCACCGGCTACAGCTGGCGTCTGATTGCCGAGAACATCGCCGCCGGGCAGACGGACGCGCAGGAGGTCGTGACTGGCTGGCTGAACAGTGAGGGCCACTGCCGCAACCTGATGAACGCTGCCTACACCGAGCTCGGCCTCGGCCTGGCCCAGAACGCGGGCGGCAAACGGTACTGGGTGCAGGATTTCGGAACGCGCTGA
- a CDS encoding ATP-binding protein codes for MTAANMTARARTLGELLETPGYAGRTPFDGKIRLVQDEVRENLTRKLRSGEELFPGVVGYDDTVIPQLVNALLARQNFILLGLRGQAKSRILRAITELLDDVVPVIDGVDMPDDPLNPVGAEGKHMLEAHGMHLPIRWLPRADRYVEKLATPDVTVADLIGDVDPIKAARLGTSLGDTRSMHFGLLPRANRGIFAVNELADLAPKVQVALFNILQEGDVQIKGYPIRLELDVMLVFSANPEDYTARGKIVTPLKDRIGSEIRTHYPTDVKLGMDITAQEAVKDERVTVPPFMAELIEEIAFQAREDGRVDKMSGVSQRLPISLLEVAAANAERRSLMGDDDAVVRVSDVYAGLPAITGKMELEYEGELKGADNVAKEVIRKAAGAVYGRLCGSMDTQKLEKWFEDGNVFRFPQSGNAGAAIKATREVPGLSDIAAEVADSNSDAVRVSAAEFVLEGLYGRKKLSRAEELYAAPEPETRQQRGGRWN; via the coding sequence ATGACCGCTGCAAACATGACCGCCAGAGCCAGGACGCTGGGTGAATTGCTGGAAACTCCCGGTTATGCCGGACGCACCCCTTTCGACGGAAAGATCAGACTGGTGCAGGACGAGGTCCGCGAGAACCTGACCCGCAAGCTCCGCAGCGGCGAGGAATTGTTCCCCGGCGTGGTGGGCTACGACGACACCGTGATTCCACAACTGGTCAACGCTCTGCTGGCACGGCAGAATTTCATCCTGCTGGGGCTGCGCGGTCAGGCCAAGAGCCGCATCCTGCGCGCGATCACCGAACTGCTGGATGACGTGGTCCCTGTGATCGACGGTGTGGACATGCCCGACGATCCTCTGAACCCAGTGGGCGCAGAGGGCAAGCACATGCTTGAAGCGCACGGCATGCACCTGCCGATTCGCTGGCTGCCCCGTGCGGACCGCTACGTGGAGAAGCTGGCCACGCCCGACGTGACGGTGGCGGACCTGATCGGCGATGTGGACCCGATCAAGGCCGCCCGCCTGGGCACCAGCCTGGGTGACACCCGCTCCATGCACTTCGGTCTGCTGCCGCGCGCCAATCGGGGCATCTTCGCGGTCAACGAGCTGGCGGACCTTGCGCCCAAGGTGCAGGTGGCGCTGTTCAACATCCTTCAGGAAGGCGACGTGCAGATCAAGGGCTACCCGATCCGCCTGGAATTGGATGTGATGCTGGTCTTCAGCGCCAACCCCGAGGACTACACCGCGCGCGGCAAGATCGTCACGCCGCTCAAGGACCGGATTGGCAGTGAGATCCGCACCCATTACCCCACCGACGTGAAACTGGGCATGGACATCACCGCGCAGGAAGCGGTCAAGGATGAGCGTGTGACCGTCCCCCCCTTCATGGCCGAACTGATCGAGGAAATCGCCTTCCAGGCCCGCGAGGACGGCCGCGTAGACAAGATGAGCGGCGTGTCGCAGCGCCTCCCGATCAGCCTGCTGGAGGTTGCTGCCGCCAACGCCGAGCGCCGCAGCCTGATGGGTGACGACGACGCGGTGGTGCGCGTCAGCGACGTGTACGCGGGCCTGCCGGCCATCACGGGCAAGATGGAGCTGGAATACGAGGGCGAGCTCAAAGGCGCGGACAACGTGGCGAAGGAAGTCATTCGCAAAGCGGCGGGCGCGGTCTACGGACGCCTGTGCGGCAGCATGGACACCCAGAAATTGGAGAAGTGGTTCGAGGACGGCAACGTCTTCCGCTTCCCGCAGTCCGGCAATGCGGGCGCGGCCATCAAGGCCACTAGGGAAGTGCCCGGCCTCAGCGACATCGCTGCCGAGGTGGCGGACAGCAACAGCGACGCCGTGCGGGTCAGCGCCGCTGAGTTCGTGCTGGAGGGGTTGTATGGCCGCAAGAAGCTCTCGCGTGCAGAGGAACTGTACGCCGCCCCCGAGCCCGAAACCCGTCAGCAGCGCGGCGGTCGCTGGAACTGA
- a CDS encoding Sec-independent protein translocase subunit TatA/TatB — protein MPNIGPAELIVILLVALVVFGPRKLPELGKSLGHGLREFRKSTQGLKAEFDGANIVASPVVDQPITVAQPAAPMAAAAVTPQRNAEA, from the coding sequence ATGCCCAACATTGGCCCCGCAGAACTGATCGTGATTCTCCTTGTCGCCCTGGTGGTCTTTGGCCCCCGCAAGCTGCCCGAACTGGGCAAGAGCCTGGGCCACGGCCTGCGCGAATTCCGCAAGAGCACCCAGGGTCTCAAGGCCGAGTTTGACGGCGCAAATATCGTCGCCAGCCCTGTCGTGGATCAGCCCATCACGGTAGCCCAGCCTGCAGCCCCCATGGCCGCTGCCGCTGTGACACCGCAGCGCAACGCAGAAGCCTGA
- a CDS encoding DUF305 domain-containing protein, which yields MNQPTPRPSQTSSDKPMGKMGGSYGRFAAMIATSTVIMYGLMYLNTYQLDHVYFSQTRLWMALYMGATMAVIMLGYMLNMYKNRRVNLGIFLGSVAVFAGALWLLRSQATVSDVAYMKAMIPHHSIAILTSSRAQISDPRVRELADGIIETQRREIAEMKALIADLESR from the coding sequence ATGAACCAACCTACCCCCCGGCCGTCCCAGACCAGCAGCGACAAACCGATGGGCAAGATGGGCGGCAGCTACGGTCGTTTCGCGGCCATGATCGCCACATCCACAGTCATCATGTACGGGCTGATGTACCTGAACACCTATCAGCTGGACCACGTGTACTTCAGCCAGACGCGCCTGTGGATGGCGCTGTACATGGGCGCGACGATGGCCGTGATCATGCTGGGTTACATGCTGAACATGTACAAGAACCGGCGGGTCAATCTGGGAATCTTTCTGGGCAGCGTCGCCGTGTTCGCCGGAGCGCTGTGGCTGCTGCGCTCGCAGGCCACCGTGAGCGACGTGGCGTACATGAAAGCCATGATTCCGCACCACTCGATCGCCATCCTGACCAGTTCGCGCGCCCAGATCAGTGATCCCCGCGTGCGCGAACTGGCCGACGGCATTATTGAGACCCAGCGCCGCGAGATCGCCGAGATGAAGGCGCTGATTGCGGATCTGGAGAGCCGCTGA
- the msrB gene encoding peptide-methionine (R)-S-oxide reductase MsrB yields the protein MTETTKAPQYSKPSDAELRERLTPEQYRVTQHEGTERAFTGEYWDTDGDGIYVDVVSGEPLFSSADKYDAGCGWPSFTRPLQNTRLTENTDYKIGYARTEVRSGGADSHLGHVFPDGPQDQGGLRYCINSASLRFIPADRLETEGYGEFRQLFS from the coding sequence ATGACCGAGACGACCAAGGCTCCCCAGTACAGCAAGCCCAGCGACGCCGAATTGCGCGAGCGCCTGACGCCCGAGCAGTACCGCGTGACCCAGCATGAGGGCACCGAGCGGGCCTTCACGGGCGAATACTGGGATACTGATGGTGACGGTATCTACGTGGATGTGGTTTCCGGTGAGCCGCTGTTCTCCAGCGCCGACAAGTACGATGCGGGCTGCGGCTGGCCCAGTTTCACCCGCCCCCTCCAGAACACCCGGTTGACCGAGAACACCGATTATAAGATCGGCTACGCCCGGACCGAGGTCCGTTCCGGCGGTGCAGATTCGCACCTGGGCCACGTCTTCCCCGACGGGCCGCAGGATCAGGGGGGGCTGCGCTACTGCATCAACTCCGCGTCCTTGCGCTTTATTCCAGCCGACAGGCTGGAGACCGAGGGTTACGGCGAGTTCCGTCAGCTGTTCAGCTGA
- a CDS encoding four-helix bundle copper-binding protein encodes MTQHASSTLSRMLQTHPQIGQSPFDLNALTECIDACFECAQVCTSCADACLGETEHAGHLTHCIRINLDCADICTTTGRALIRQTQPEMNVIRAQLQACLTACKACGDECQQHAEKMDMKHCAVCAEACRRCEQACQQMLGGLSA; translated from the coding sequence ATGACCCAGCACGCCAGCTCCACCCTTTCGCGTATGTTGCAGACCCATCCGCAGATCGGCCAGTCCCCATTCGATCTGAACGCCCTGACCGAATGCATTGACGCCTGTTTCGAGTGCGCGCAGGTCTGCACTTCGTGCGCCGACGCCTGTCTGGGCGAGACTGAACACGCCGGACACCTGACCCACTGCATCCGGATCAACCTGGACTGCGCCGACATCTGCACCACCACCGGGCGCGCGCTGATCCGCCAGACCCAGCCTGAGATGAACGTGATCCGGGCTCAGCTCCAGGCCTGCCTGACAGCTTGCAAAGCCTGTGGCGACGAATGCCAGCAGCATGCTGAGAAGATGGACATGAAGCACTGCGCGGTCTGTGCTGAAGCCTGCCGCCGCTGCGAACAAGCCTGTCAGCAGATGCTCGGCGGCCTAAGCGCCTGA
- a CDS encoding ferritin-like domain-containing protein: MTTPTPNRRSFLKFAGAGAGAVMLGGLNMTALAATSVATKSPQQDIEILNYALLLEYLEAEFYNTFSATGALRSKLTNARVKTYADQIAAHENAHVTVLQKTITDLKGTPIQKPKIDFGPLLKNPDGSAKTVNDELFLALAATFEPIGVRAYLGQADKIQAAGLLTAAASILAVEANHASGIQELRRELGYTKADQQTSIAPQPKGGDTVTSTGQFNLDYSPTPTDFWTPLDMATVTKIVTPLLPS; this comes from the coding sequence ATGACCACCCCTACCCCCAACCGCCGTTCGTTCCTGAAATTCGCCGGAGCTGGCGCGGGCGCAGTAATGCTCGGCGGCCTGAACATGACCGCCCTGGCTGCAACTAGCGTGGCCACCAAGAGCCCGCAGCAAGACATTGAGATCCTGAATTACGCTCTTCTACTGGAGTATCTGGAAGCCGAGTTCTACAACACCTTTTCCGCAACCGGCGCCCTGCGGAGCAAACTGACCAACGCCCGCGTCAAGACCTACGCTGACCAGATAGCGGCCCACGAAAACGCCCACGTCACGGTGCTTCAGAAAACCATTACAGATCTGAAGGGCACTCCAATTCAGAAGCCCAAGATCGACTTTGGTCCGTTGCTGAAGAATCCAGACGGAAGCGCTAAAACCGTCAACGATGAGCTTTTCCTGGCGCTGGCCGCCACCTTCGAGCCGATTGGCGTCCGGGCCTACCTGGGGCAGGCTGACAAGATCCAGGCAGCTGGCCTTCTGACCGCCGCCGCCAGCATTCTGGCCGTAGAAGCCAACCATGCCAGCGGCATTCAGGAACTGCGCCGTGAGCTGGGTTACACCAAAGCTGACCAGCAGACGTCGATTGCGCCGCAACCCAAGGGTGGCGACACCGTGACCAGCACCGGCCAGTTCAACCTCGACTACTCGCCCACGCCGACGGATTTCTGGACGCCGCTGGATATGGCCACTGTCACAAAAATTGTCACCCCCCTCTTGCCCAGCTGA